A section of the Primulina eburnea isolate SZY01 chromosome 1, ASM2296580v1, whole genome shotgun sequence genome encodes:
- the LOC140829606 gene encoding cyclin-H1-1, which yields MADFATSTHRAKWIFTSQDLKDKYRDANQRARQTLERYGATRMEVDIDGSLSYVEHQNDVKDNAEKHSRTKPLKPEEEQLLRAFYEFKIQDVCDAFKFPRKIQATALIYFKRFYLQWSVMEHHPKNIMLTCIYAACKAEENHVSAEELGKGIEQDHQMILNNEMLVLQSLGFDLIVYAPYRALEGFVIDSGGSFATELMISVIIKDLRESATAEVDKIMRTDAPLLFPPGQLALAALRKASSYNKFIDFERYLKSMLSRYHPSHAISELNLRLSEIDTLIDTLETPTSKDVKHIDRKLKSCLDPSSHDKTKKRKHKSKESST from the exons ATGGCGGATTTTGCAACTTCGACTCATAGAGCAAAGTGGATATTTACTTCTCAAGATCTC AAAGACAAGTATAGGGACGCTAATCAGAGAGCTAGGCAAACGCTGGAAAGG TATGGAGCAACAAGAATGGAAGTGGATATTGATGGGTCTTTATCTTATGTGGAACATCAAAATGATGTCAAAGATAACG CTGAGAAGCATTCTCGAACGAAGCCACTCAAGCCTGAAGAAGAACAACTTCTGCGGGCATTCTATGAGTTTAAAATTCAAGATGTATGTGATGCGTTCAAGTTTCCGCGTAAGATTCAG GCAACAGCTCTTATTTactttaaaagattttatttgCAATGGTCTGTGATGGAGCATCACCCAAAGAATATCAT GTTAACCTGTATATACGCTGCTTGTAAGGCAGAAGAAAACCATGTCTCGGCAGAGGAGCTTGGTAAAGGTATCGAGCAAGATCACCAGATGATCCTGAATAATGAAATGTTGGTTCTTCAG AGTCTAGGATTTGATCTTATTGTTTATGCACCGTATCGTGCACTTGAAGGCTTTGTCATCGACAGTGGAGGTTCGTTCGCAACTGAATTAATGATAAGTGTT ATCATAAAG GATTTGCGTGAATCTGCTACAGCAGAAGTAGATAAAATTATGCGGACAGATGCTCCGCTGCTATTTCCACCTGGACAG CTAGCATTGGCAGCTTTGCGCAAGGCTTCcagttataataaatttatcGACTTCGAGAG ATACCTAAAAAGCATGCTCTCGAGGTACCATCCTTCTCATGCCATTTCTGAGCTCAACCTTCGCTTGAGCGAAATTGATACACTG ATTGATACACTTGAGACCCCTACCTCCAAAGATGTGAAGCACATTGATCGTAAACTCAAATCGTGTTTGGATCCAAGTTCACACGACAA GACTAAGAAACGGAAGCACAAATCAAAGGAGAGTTCAACTTAA